In Isosphaera pallida ATCC 43644, the sequence TGCCAGCCGCTTACCAGGGAACCGTTCTGCGAGCCTCGGGAACCGCCATTCATGACCTGGCCCGTCCCGAAAAGATGAGCGGCCCGGCGCAGCGCCGTTTGCTTGACCGCCTCCGTGCCCGTAACGAGGCCCACTTCGCCGCTCGTCCCGGCATGACCGACCTGGCCGCCCGGATCGCCTCCTACGAACTGGCCTACGCCATGCAAAGCCATGCCCCCGAGGCGGTCAACCTCGAAGATGAGGACCCCCAAACCCTGGAGCTTTACGGGATCAACCGCACCGAAACCAACGACTTCGGCCGCAAGTGCCTGTTGGCGCGTCGGCTGGTCGAACGCGGCGTCCGCTTCATCCAAATTTACTCCGGTGGCGCTCACAACGACGACAATTGGGACGCTCACACCGACATCGTTAAGAATCATACCAAGCACGCCGGAGCCACCGATCTGCCGATCGCCGGACTGTTGACCGACCTGAAGCGCCGGGGGCTGCTGGACGAGACCCTGGTGGTTTGGGGTGGCGAATTTGGACGGCAACCAACTGCCGAATACGCCCAGGGAACCGGACGCGACCACAACGCCTACGGCTTCACCGTCTGGCTGGCCGGCGGCGGAATCCAAGGCGGCACCTCGGTAGGTGAGACCGACGAATTGGGAAGCGCGGCGGTGACCCGACGCTGCCACGTCAAACATCTTCACGCCACCATCCTTCACCTGATGGGACTGGACCCCGACCTGCTGACCTACTTCCACGGCGGCCTCGACCAAAAGCTAGTGGGGGTTGAAGGGGCTGAACCAATTTGGGAGATTATGTCATAATACGTTGATCTGTGTCGGAACATTGATCCCGCCCTAGGAAGCCGGTTCACCTTGGCGGCGACCTAGGGCCAATCGCTTAGGAGCGGTCATGAGTTCGTTGGACAAAGAGGGCGTGAATGGGCGTCACGAATCAACGCCTGGTCAAGTGGCTCGCAACGTGCTGGGCGGAGAACTAGCGATTTGCTCGCTCCAGCCGCGCACCGGGTTTTTCCGCGACGGTTGTTGTCACACCGGGCCCCAGGACGTGGGACGCCACGTCGTTTGCGCTGAGGTCACGGCCGAGTTTTTGGCCTTCACCCGACGCCGGGGCAACGACCTCTCCACCCCGGTCCCCGAATGGGACTTCCCCGGTCTCAAGCCGGGCGACCGCTGGTGCCTCTGCGCGGAGCGTTGGCGCGAGGCGTTGGAGGCTGGGGTCGCTCCGCCAGTGGTGTTGGAGGCAACCCACGAAGCGGCGC encodes:
- a CDS encoding DUF1501 domain-containing protein, whose amino-acid sequence is MNRSHPAADSQFCGRTRREFLWEAGGGFVGTAMAGLLAADGLLPARPAHAAAPSPRTDDVAAAFQGPMTPKAPHHQPKAKSVIFLFMYGGPSHVDTFDYKPKLYGLDGKTIAVKTFGRSGHRNEGRVVGPKWTFQPGGQCGKPVSDLFPHLRTKVDDIAFVHSMYAESPIHGSAMLMMNSGRILSGHPSLGSWITYGLGSENQNLPGFVVMLDPTGGPISGPKNWSSGYMPAAYQGTVLRASGTAIHDLARPEKMSGPAQRRLLDRLRARNEAHFAARPGMTDLAARIASYELAYAMQSHAPEAVNLEDEDPQTLELYGINRTETNDFGRKCLLARRLVERGVRFIQIYSGGAHNDDNWDAHTDIVKNHTKHAGATDLPIAGLLTDLKRRGLLDETLVVWGGEFGRQPTAEYAQGTGRDHNAYGFTVWLAGGGIQGGTSVGETDELGSAAVTRRCHVKHLHATILHLMGLDPDLLTYFHGGLDQKLVGVEGAEPIWEIMS
- a CDS encoding DUF2237 family protein, with product MSSLDKEGVNGRHESTPGQVARNVLGGELAICSLQPRTGFFRDGCCHTGPQDVGRHVVCAEVTAEFLAFTRRRGNDLSTPVPEWDFPGLKPGDRWCLCAERWREALEAGVAPPVVLEATHEAALRHVSLDDLKRHAKSPSSDPPR